One Miscanthus floridulus cultivar M001 chromosome 11, ASM1932011v1, whole genome shotgun sequence DNA window includes the following coding sequences:
- the LOC136490870 gene encoding transcription factor bHLH153-like isoform X3, translating to MMMAEVANHSKRNHTDSYFSGKAVGAAATSSEEFASMSSKKPRNTSPRTAPVSPKEKKDKIGERVAALQQLVSPFGKTDTASVLQEASGYIKFLHQQLEVLSSPYMRAPPAAGAAPEDPEHYSLRNRGLCLVPVDLTLQLTQSNGADLWAPANTTRRR from the exons atgatgatggctGAGGTGGCCAACCACAGCAAAAGGAACCACACCGACAGCTACTTCAGTGGCAAAGCCgtcggcgccgccgccaccagctCAGAGGAGTTCGCAAGCATGTCCTCCAAGAAGCCGAGGAATACCAGCCCAAGAACCGCGCCCGTATCACCAAAG gagaagaaggacaagatcgGCGAGAGAGTCGCGGCGCTCCAGCAGCTAGTGTCACCGTTTGGAAAG ACCGATACGGCTTCTGTTCTGCAAGAGGCATCGGGGTACATCAAGTTCCTGCACCAGCAACTCGAG GTCCTAAGCTCCCCTTACATGCGTGCTCCTCCGGCTGCCGGCGCTGCCCCTGAG GACCCCGAGCACTACAGCCTCCGGAACCGCGGGCTGTGCCTGGTGCCGGTGGACCTGACGCTGCAGCTGACCCAGAGCAATGGGGCCGACCTGTGGGCGCCGGCGAACACGACCAGGCGCAGGTGA
- the LOC136490870 gene encoding transcription factor bHLH154-like isoform X1 — protein sequence MKPTSEPTATAVKVSFYPSKQEQGGSSDLRFPPEFQQENRAGKEATEPRGKKMMMAEVANHSKRNHTDSYFSGKAVGAAATSSEEFASMSSKKPRNTSPRTAPVSPKEKKDKIGERVAALQQLVSPFGKTDTASVLQEASGYIKFLHQQLEVLSSPYMRAPPAAGAAPEDPEHYSLRNRGLCLVPVDLTLQLTQSNGADLWAPANTTRRR from the exons ATGAAACCGACATCTGAACCAACGGCCACAGCTGTAAAAGTCAGCTTTTACCCTAGCAAGCAGGAGCAAGGAGGCTCGTCTGACCTACGCTTTCCTCCAGAATTTCAGCAGGAAAACAGGGCGGGCAAGGAGGCCACTGAGCCGAgggggaagaagatgatgatggctGAGGTGGCCAACCACAGCAAAAGGAACCACACCGACAGCTACTTCAGTGGCAAAGCCgtcggcgccgccgccaccagctCAGAGGAGTTCGCAAGCATGTCCTCCAAGAAGCCGAGGAATACCAGCCCAAGAACCGCGCCCGTATCACCAAAG gagaagaaggacaagatcgGCGAGAGAGTCGCGGCGCTCCAGCAGCTAGTGTCACCGTTTGGAAAG ACCGATACGGCTTCTGTTCTGCAAGAGGCATCGGGGTACATCAAGTTCCTGCACCAGCAACTCGAG GTCCTAAGCTCCCCTTACATGCGTGCTCCTCCGGCTGCCGGCGCTGCCCCTGAG GACCCCGAGCACTACAGCCTCCGGAACCGCGGGCTGTGCCTGGTGCCGGTGGACCTGACGCTGCAGCTGACCCAGAGCAATGGGGCCGACCTGTGGGCGCCGGCGAACACGACCAGGCGCAGGTGA
- the LOC136490870 gene encoding transcription factor bHLH154-like isoform X2 — translation MKPTSEPTATAVKVSFYPSKQEQGGSSDLRFPPEFQQENRAGKEATEPRGKKMMMAEVANHSKRNHTDSYFSGKAVGAAATSSEEFASMSSKKPRNTSPRTAPVSPKEKKDKIGERVAALQQLVSPFGKVLSSPYMRAPPAAGAAPEDPEHYSLRNRGLCLVPVDLTLQLTQSNGADLWAPANTTRRR, via the exons ATGAAACCGACATCTGAACCAACGGCCACAGCTGTAAAAGTCAGCTTTTACCCTAGCAAGCAGGAGCAAGGAGGCTCGTCTGACCTACGCTTTCCTCCAGAATTTCAGCAGGAAAACAGGGCGGGCAAGGAGGCCACTGAGCCGAgggggaagaagatgatgatggctGAGGTGGCCAACCACAGCAAAAGGAACCACACCGACAGCTACTTCAGTGGCAAAGCCgtcggcgccgccgccaccagctCAGAGGAGTTCGCAAGCATGTCCTCCAAGAAGCCGAGGAATACCAGCCCAAGAACCGCGCCCGTATCACCAAAG gagaagaaggacaagatcgGCGAGAGAGTCGCGGCGCTCCAGCAGCTAGTGTCACCGTTTGGAAAG GTCCTAAGCTCCCCTTACATGCGTGCTCCTCCGGCTGCCGGCGCTGCCCCTGAG GACCCCGAGCACTACAGCCTCCGGAACCGCGGGCTGTGCCTGGTGCCGGTGGACCTGACGCTGCAGCTGACCCAGAGCAATGGGGCCGACCTGTGGGCGCCGGCGAACACGACCAGGCGCAGGTGA